TAGCGTCAAAATCCCTCACCCCGCCCCCCATGCGATAAAGGCAAACAAGGATGATCGGCCATTGATCACGCCGTCGCCTCGAGGATCTCCACCGGGAGGCCCTCCCTTCCTATCTTCCCCTTCAGATCTCCCGCCTCCAGGCACTCCGTTGCGAACCACCGCCCCCTCACCTCGATCCCTAAAAGGTTAAAGACCAGAGAGCATAGGTTCATTACGTTCTCGAAGGGGTATATCTGATACTGAGTCACCACGAGGTAGGCGCTCTTCCCCTTCGGGAGGCGGGACTTCGGCATCACGGGTATGTTCCCCTTCTCCCTCCTCACGTCCCGGTAGAGCCTGAACATCGTATCCCCCTCCCTCCCCTCCCCCTCGACGTGGGAGATGAAGGCCTTGCACCTCTCGAAGAAGATGCTGGAAAGGGCCGACTCCTTCGCCACGTAGACCGGCGTCCCGAAGACGATAACGTCAGCCCTCATCATCTCGTCGAAGACGACCTGGAAGTCGTCGTCGATTACGCACCTCTTCTTCGGCTCGCAGCCGTAGCAGCCGGTGCACACCGACATCTTGAGGTCGGCAAGATCGATGTGCCTTACACTGTCGTTTTCGCCCGAGATTCGATCAGTCAAA
The window above is part of the Candidatus Zymogenus saltonus genome. Proteins encoded here:
- a CDS encoding flavodoxin family protein, which translates into the protein MNILSINGSSRKKGNTAFAVRLLTDRISGENDSVRHIDLADLKMSVCTGCYGCEPKKRCVIDDDFQVVFDEMMRADVIVFGTPVYVAKESALSSIFFERCKAFISHVEGEGREGDTMFRLYRDVRREKGNIPVMPKSRLPKGKSAYLVVTQYQIYPFENVMNLCSLVFNLLGIEVRGRWFATECLEAGDLKGKIGREGLPVEILEATA